A region from the Microcebus murinus isolate Inina chromosome 3, M.murinus_Inina_mat1.0, whole genome shotgun sequence genome encodes:
- the LOC142869927 gene encoding LOW QUALITY PROTEIN: transcription initiation factor TFIID subunit 8-like (The sequence of the model RefSeq protein was modified relative to this genomic sequence to represent the inferred CDS: inserted 1 base in 1 codon) encodes MADSAAGASGSRTRSGSXQSTNPADNYHLAQRTLQVVVSSLLTEAGFESVEKASVETLTEMLQSYISEIGRSAKSHCEHTARTQPALSDVVVTLVEMGFNVDTLPAYAKQSQRMVITAPPVTNQPVTPKALTAGQNRPHPPHLPSHFPEFPDPHTYIRTPAVREPVSDSQGLREKAASQRRDVEQALTRFMAKTGETQSLFKDDVSTFPLIAARPFSIPYLTALLPSELEMQQMEEMDSSKQDEQTDTENLTLHISTDDSGAEKENTSVLQQKLALSGSRNREESIIDNPYLRPVKKPKIRRKKSLSSAEKEAWLVHGPGHHPPGELKPLLGRRESDLFVAEPRLRI; translated from the exons ATGGCCGACTCGGCGGCCGGGGCTAGCGGCTCCAGAACGAGATCAGGAA AACAGTCTACTAACCCTGCTGATAACTACCATCTGGCCCAGAGAACACTGCAAGTGGTTGTGAGCTCCTTGCTCACAGAGGCAGGGTTTGAGAGCGTCGAAAAAGCATCCGTGGAAACATTGACAGAGATGCTGCAGAGCTACATTTCAGAAATTGGGAGGAGTGCCAAGTCTCACTGTGAGCACACAGCCAGGACTCAGCCCGCACTGTCGGATGTCGTGGTCACACTTGTTGAGATGGGTTTCAATGTGGACACTCTCCCAGCTTATGCAAAACAGTCTCAGAGGATGGTCATCACTGCTCCTCCAGTGACCAATCAGCCAGTGACCCCCAAGGCCCTCACTGCAGGGCAGAACCGACCCCACCCGCCACACCTCCCCAGCCATTTTCCTGAGTTCCCCGATCCCCACACCTACATCAGAACTCCGGCTGTCCGCGAGCCTGTGTCGGACTCCCAGGGCCTGCGGGAGAAGGCTGCATCCCAGAGGCGCGATGTGGAGCAGGCACTCACCCGTTTCATGGCCAAGACAGGAGAGACCCAGAGTCTTTTCAAAGATGATGTCAGCACATTTCCATTGATTGCTGCCAGACCTTTCAGCATCCCCTACCTGACAGCTCTTCTTCCGTCTGAGCTGGAGATGCAACAAATGGAAGAGATGGATTCCTCAAAGCAGGATgagcagacagacacagagaaccTCACTCTTCATATCAGTACGGACGATTCTGGAGCCGAGAAGGAGAACACTTCTGTCCTGCAGCAGAAGCTCGCCTTGTCGGGAAGCCGCAACAGGGAAGAGAGCATCATTGATAACCCCTATCTGCGACCTGTGAAGAAACCCAAGATCCGCAGGAAGAAGTCCCTCTCCTCAGCTGAGAAGGAAGCCTGGCTTGTCCACGGGCCCGGACACCACCCCCCTGGGGAGTTAAAGCCACTGCTGGGCAGAAGAGAGAGTGACCTCTTTGTGGCTGAGCCAAGGCTGCGGATCTGA
- the LOC105863285 gene encoding eukaryotic initiation factor 4A-III gives MTTVEFETSEEVDVTPTFDSMGLREDLLRGIYAYGFENPSAIQQRATKQIIKGRDVIAQSQSGTGKTATFSISVLQCLDIQVRETQALILAPTRELAVQIQKGLLALGDYMNVQCHACIGGTNVGEDIRKLDYGQHVVAGTPGRIFDMIHRRSLRTRAIKMLVLDEADEMLNKGFKEQIYDVYRYLPPATQVVLISATLPHEILEMTNKFMTDPIRILLKRDELTLEGIKQFFVAVEREEWKFDTLCDLYDTLTITQAVIFCNTKRKVDWLTEKMREANFTVSSMHGDMPQKERESIMKEFRAGASRVLISTDVWARGLDVPQVSLIINYDLPNNRELYIHRIGRSGRYGRKGVAINFVKNDDIRILRDIEQYYSTQIDEMPVNVADLI, from the coding sequence ATGACCACAGTGGAATTCGAGACCAGCGAGGAGGTGGATGTGACCCCCACGTTCGACTCTATGGGCCTGCGGGAGGACCTGCTGCGCGGCATCTACGCCTACGGTTTTGAAAACCCTTCAGCGATCCAACAGCGAGCTACCAAGCAGATAATTAAAGGGAGAGACGTCATCGCACAGTCTCAGTCTGGCACAGGTAAAACAGCCACCTTCAGTATTTCAGTCCTTCAGTGCTTGGATATTCAGGTTCGTGAAACCCAGGCTCTGATCTTGGCCCCCACGCGAGAGCTGGCTGTGCAGATCCAGAAGGGCCTGCTTGCTCTCGGCGACTACATGAACGTCCAGTGCCACGCCTGCATCGGGGGCACCAATGTGGGCGAGGACATCAGGAAGCTGGATTACGGACAGCACGTCGTCGCAGGCACACCAGGGCGCATCTTTGATATGATTCATCGAAGAAGTTTAAGGACACGAGCTATCAAGATGTTGGTTTTGGATGAGGCTGATGAAATGTTGAATAAAGGCTTCAAAGAGCAGATTTATGACGTGTACAGGTACCTGCCTCCGGCCACACAGGTGGTCCTTATCAGTGCCACGCTGCCCCATGAAATCCTGGAAATGACCAACAAGTTCATGACGGACCCAATCCGCATCCTGCTAAAACGTGATGAGTTGACTCTGGAAGGCATCAAACAGTTTTTTGTGGCAGTGGAAAGAGAAGAGTGGAAGTTTGACACCCTGTGTGATCTCTACGACACACTGACCATCACACAAGCGGTCATCTTCTGTAACACCAAGAGGAAGGTTGACTGGCTGACAGAGAAGATGAGAGAAGCCAATTTCACCGTGTCCTCGATGCACGGAGACATGCCGCAGAAGGAGCGCGAGTCCATCATGAAGGAGTTCCGGGCCGGCGCCAGCCGAGTGCTCATCTCCACAGACGTCTGGGCCAGGGGCTTGGATGTCCCGCAGGTGTCCCTCATCATTAACTACGACCTGCCCAATAACAGAGAGTTGTACATACACAGAATTGGGAGATCAGGTCGATATGGTCGAAAGGGTGTGGCCATTAATTTTGTAAAGAACGACGACATCCGCATCCTCCGAGATATTGAACAGTACTACTCCACTCAGATTGATGAAATGCCTGTGAACGTTGCCGATCTGATCTGA